In a genomic window of Variovorax paradoxus:
- a CDS encoding alpha/beta hydrolase, whose protein sequence is MKVLTKRLCLAALGVGAALLLAGCGGVRKSTVPLATVLETQRCTRQADTLLVMLPGVHSTPDEFEREGFVEAVRANRLAVDVMLVDAHLGYYNDRSVLERLEADVIAPARRQGYRQIWIVGISLGGFGGLLFAQTHPGELAGVVAIAPYLGERTLSTDIANAGGLAKWNGPLDSGAGIPRTPNETQLWQWLRGYAGHTQTAGARPPLYLGYGLDDRFAFSHRLLAGVLPAERVVTTEGGHDWPEWRRLWQRLLPTLSLPGCPG, encoded by the coding sequence ATGAAAGTCCTGACGAAGCGGCTCTGCCTCGCGGCCCTCGGTGTCGGTGCCGCGCTGCTGCTGGCCGGTTGCGGCGGCGTGCGCAAGAGCACGGTGCCGCTGGCGACCGTGCTCGAGACCCAGCGCTGCACGCGCCAGGCCGACACCCTGCTCGTGATGCTGCCGGGCGTCCATTCGACGCCCGATGAGTTCGAGCGCGAGGGCTTCGTCGAGGCGGTGCGCGCGAACCGGCTCGCGGTCGACGTGATGCTGGTCGACGCGCACCTGGGCTACTACAACGACAGGAGCGTGCTCGAGCGGCTGGAGGCCGACGTGATCGCACCCGCGCGGCGCCAGGGCTACCGCCAGATCTGGATCGTCGGCATCTCGCTCGGCGGCTTCGGCGGCCTGCTCTTTGCGCAGACGCATCCGGGCGAACTGGCCGGCGTGGTGGCGATCGCGCCCTATCTGGGCGAACGCACGCTGAGCACCGACATCGCCAACGCGGGCGGACTCGCGAAATGGAACGGGCCGCTCGACAGCGGCGCCGGCATTCCGCGCACGCCGAACGAAACCCAGTTGTGGCAATGGCTGCGCGGCTACGCGGGCCACACGCAGACGGCGGGCGCGCGGCCGCCGCTGTACCTGGGCTACGGGCTCGACGACCGCTTCGCCTTCAGCCACCGGCTGCTGGCGGGCGTGCTGCCGGCCGAACGCGTTGTCACCACCGAGGGCGGCCACGACTGGCCCGAATGGCGGCGCCTGTGGCAGCGGCTGCTGCCGACGCTGTCGCTGCCCGGCTGCCCCGGCTGA
- a CDS encoding PQQ-dependent sugar dehydrogenase has translation MKSLSKPSRRVVGRVVVMSGLIFGAAAMAQGRSETVASGLESPWGVGFLPGDRFVVTEKPGRMRIVAKDGKMGAPLAGLPAIAAGGQGGLLDVLVDADFRSNRTLYFCFSEPDAGGSANSTALARARLSSDDTRLENLQIVFSQKPKVASRAHFGCRIVDGGDGTLYLTLGDRFSRKEDAQKLDNHLGKIVRIGKDGSVPKDNPFVGRPGALPEIWSYGHRNGQGATLGPDGRLWMTEHGPQGGDEINIAQAGRNHGWPVITYGENYGGGKIGDGITAKEGMEQPLHYWVPSIATSGMAFLTSDRYGAAWKGNLFVGSLKFGYLDRIELKNGKVVAEHKLLEDGRARIRDVKQGPDGLLYVLTDESNGKLLRLRPN, from the coding sequence ATGAAATCGCTCTCGAAGCCCTCCCGGCGCGTTGTCGGCCGTGTTGTCGTCATGTCGGGTTTGATCTTTGGCGCGGCCGCCATGGCGCAAGGGCGATCTGAGACGGTGGCTTCGGGGCTCGAGAGTCCCTGGGGCGTGGGCTTCCTGCCGGGCGACCGTTTCGTGGTCACCGAGAAGCCGGGGCGCATGCGCATCGTCGCGAAGGACGGCAAGATGGGCGCGCCGCTGGCGGGCCTGCCGGCCATTGCGGCCGGCGGGCAGGGCGGTCTGCTCGACGTGCTCGTCGACGCGGACTTCCGCAGCAACCGCACGCTGTACTTCTGCTTCTCGGAGCCCGATGCCGGCGGCAGCGCCAACAGCACGGCGCTCGCGCGGGCGCGGCTGTCGTCCGACGACACGCGGCTCGAGAACCTGCAGATCGTCTTCAGCCAGAAACCCAAGGTCGCGAGCCGCGCCCACTTCGGCTGCCGCATCGTCGACGGCGGCGACGGCACGCTCTACCTCACGCTCGGCGACCGCTTCAGCCGCAAGGAGGACGCCCAGAAGCTCGACAACCATCTCGGCAAGATCGTGCGCATCGGCAAGGACGGCAGCGTGCCGAAGGACAACCCCTTCGTCGGCCGGCCCGGCGCGCTGCCCGAGATCTGGAGCTACGGCCACCGCAACGGACAGGGCGCCACGCTCGGCCCCGACGGCCGTCTGTGGATGACCGAGCACGGCCCGCAGGGCGGCGACGAGATCAACATCGCGCAGGCCGGACGCAACCACGGCTGGCCCGTGATCACCTACGGCGAGAACTACGGCGGCGGCAAGATCGGCGACGGCATCACGGCCAAGGAAGGCATGGAGCAGCCGCTGCACTACTGGGTGCCCTCGATCGCGACCTCGGGCATGGCCTTTCTCACCAGCGACCGCTACGGCGCCGCGTGGAAGGGCAACCTGTTCGTCGGCTCGCTCAAGTTCGGCTACCTCGACCGCATCGAGCTCAAGAACGGCAAGGTGGTGGCCGAGCACAAGCTGCTCGAGGACGGACGCGCGCGCATCCGCGACGTGAAGCAGGGGCCCGACGGCCTGCTCTACGTGCTGACCGACGAGTCGAACGGCAAGCTGCTGCGGCTGCGGCCGAACTGA
- a CDS encoding isochorismatase family protein, producing MLLDASQSQLVLVDYQARLMPAIFESEAVAQNAVRLAKMARLFDVPVFGTEHNPSKLGENLPDIRALCRRTLPKMHFSGVEEGLGEWLRVPAKAPQGNARSLPKHLQKPAAAAEERNTIVIAGCEAHVCLLQTALDLLEDEFEVWVVTDACGSRTERNRDAAFDRLAGAGAELVTTEMVGFEWLRTAEHPAFPELLALVR from the coding sequence ATGCTGCTCGACGCATCCCAATCCCAACTCGTGCTGGTCGACTATCAGGCCCGACTGATGCCGGCGATCTTCGAGTCGGAGGCGGTGGCGCAGAACGCGGTCCGCCTCGCCAAGATGGCCCGGCTGTTCGACGTGCCGGTCTTCGGCACCGAGCACAACCCGTCCAAGCTCGGCGAGAACCTGCCCGACATCCGCGCGCTGTGCCGCCGCACGCTGCCGAAGATGCACTTCAGTGGCGTGGAAGAGGGACTGGGCGAATGGCTGCGCGTGCCGGCCAAGGCGCCGCAGGGCAATGCGCGCAGCCTGCCCAAGCACCTGCAGAAGCCGGCCGCGGCCGCCGAGGAGCGCAACACCATCGTCATCGCGGGCTGCGAGGCCCATGTCTGCCTGCTGCAGACGGCGCTCGACCTGCTCGAGGACGAGTTCGAGGTCTGGGTCGTCACCGATGCCTGCGGTTCGCGCACCGAGCGCAACCGCGACGCCGCCTTCGACCGCCTGGCCGGCGCTGGCGCCGAACTGGTGACGACGGAGATGGTCGGCTTCGAATGGCTGCGCACGGCCGAGCATCCGGCCTTTCCGGAGCTGCTCGCGCTGGTGCGCTGA
- a CDS encoding 4-hydroxyphenylacetate 3-hydroxylase, giving the protein MNAPLPSAALMSGADYRESLRRYKPVVYVDGRRVESVADEPAFRPGINAIALTYDHALKAQYEPLMTAVQHTSGKRVNRLSHINTSAGDLLNKLEAVRLVCQETGCAQRYLTHDALNAIAQVSARIDDARGGGEHTARFHEYLHRVQDQDLTLGVAMTDAKGDRSRRPHEQANVDSYVHVVERNARGIVISGTKAIVTGAPYVHELLVMPCRNMGREDADFAVCCAVPLDAPGLTIVARPAGRPGEKLEHGDALFSRKYGQSTGVCIFDRVLVPWERVFYDGSDGSWEHSGHLTYSYATHHRHSCIGARAGFGDLLIGAGALMCEANGFDPGKESHLREQMVELISITEGFFACGVAASVYGKADEHCPVFMPDPVFSNIGKLLLATKIYDMHRIAHTVSGGLIVTLPGPDEDHNPETAARLSDVLRANPAVPYEQRIEAARFIEDLTAGYQGGWYSVISLHGGGSPAAMKQEIWRHYPVGSKVELVERLLERGIAADGSPAAAPHDPQRAITRNRQPGKCCDTGCTTPGQPVMVELPKPHRAA; this is encoded by the coding sequence ATGAACGCCCCGCTCCCCTCGGCCGCGCTGATGTCCGGCGCCGACTACCGCGAATCGCTGCGCCGCTACAAGCCCGTCGTCTACGTCGACGGCCGGCGGGTCGAGAGCGTGGCCGACGAACCCGCGTTTCGCCCCGGCATCAACGCCATCGCCCTGACCTACGACCATGCGCTGAAGGCGCAGTACGAGCCGCTGATGACCGCGGTGCAGCACACCAGCGGCAAGCGCGTGAACCGGCTCTCGCACATCAACACCAGCGCCGGCGACCTGCTCAACAAGCTCGAGGCGGTGCGGCTGGTGTGCCAGGAAACCGGCTGCGCGCAGCGCTACCTCACGCACGACGCGCTCAACGCGATCGCCCAGGTGTCGGCGCGCATCGACGACGCGCGCGGCGGCGGCGAGCACACGGCGCGCTTTCATGAATACCTGCACCGCGTCCAGGACCAGGACCTGACGCTGGGCGTGGCCATGACCGACGCCAAAGGCGACCGCAGCCGCCGGCCGCACGAGCAGGCCAACGTCGACAGCTACGTGCACGTGGTGGAGCGCAACGCGCGCGGCATCGTGATCTCGGGCACCAAGGCCATCGTGACCGGCGCGCCCTACGTGCACGAGCTGCTGGTCATGCCCTGCCGCAACATGGGCCGCGAGGATGCAGACTTCGCCGTCTGCTGCGCGGTGCCGCTGGACGCGCCGGGCCTGACCATCGTGGCGCGACCGGCCGGCCGGCCCGGCGAGAAGCTGGAGCACGGCGACGCCCTGTTCAGCCGCAAGTACGGCCAGAGCACCGGCGTGTGCATCTTCGACCGCGTGCTGGTGCCGTGGGAGCGCGTGTTCTACGACGGCTCCGACGGCAGCTGGGAACATTCGGGCCACCTCACCTACAGCTACGCCACCCACCACCGCCACAGCTGCATCGGCGCGCGCGCCGGCTTCGGCGATCTGCTGATCGGCGCCGGCGCGCTGATGTGCGAGGCCAACGGCTTCGACCCGGGCAAGGAAAGCCACCTGCGCGAGCAGATGGTCGAGCTCATCAGCATCACCGAGGGCTTCTTCGCCTGCGGCGTGGCCGCCAGCGTCTACGGCAAGGCCGACGAACACTGCCCGGTCTTCATGCCCGACCCGGTGTTCAGCAACATCGGCAAGCTGCTGCTGGCGACCAAGATCTACGACATGCACCGCATCGCCCACACCGTGAGCGGCGGCCTGATCGTCACCCTGCCCGGCCCCGACGAGGACCACAACCCCGAGACCGCGGCGCGGCTGTCCGACGTGCTGCGCGCCAATCCGGCCGTGCCCTACGAACAGCGCATCGAGGCGGCCCGCTTCATCGAGGACCTGACGGCCGGCTATCAGGGCGGCTGGTACAGCGTGATCAGCCTGCATGGCGGCGGCTCGCCGGCGGCGATGAAGCAGGAGATCTGGCGCCACTACCCGGTGGGCTCGAAGGTGGAGCTGGTCGAGCGGCTGCTCGAGCGCGGCATCGCGGCCGACGGCTCGCCCGCGGCCGCGCCGCACGATCCGCAGCGCGCGATCACGCGCAACCGCCAGCCCGGCAAGTGCTGCGACACGGGCTGCACCACGCCCGGACAGCCGGTGATGGTCGAACTGCCCAAGCCTCATCGCGCCGCCTAG
- a CDS encoding TetR/AcrR family transcriptional regulator — MQAKLQRRQTLSDARRALVLDAARAVFSEAGIEGASIREIARRAGYTPGAIYSYFESKEAIYAALLDESLLRLCTAVAEAEAFADRPALTLASKARAWFGFYAAHPRELDLGFYLVHGMRPRGLTSELDHALNDQLKEALNPCEEALRAMGLDAADALRENTALFAHGVGLLLMRHTGRIRMFGQSADALFEAYIGQLVDRVGAPAA, encoded by the coding sequence ATGCAGGCCAAGCTCCAACGACGACAGACCCTGAGCGACGCGCGCCGAGCGCTGGTGCTCGACGCGGCGCGGGCCGTGTTCTCCGAGGCCGGCATCGAGGGCGCGAGCATTCGCGAGATCGCGCGCCGCGCGGGCTACACGCCGGGCGCCATCTATTCGTATTTCGAGAGCAAGGAGGCGATCTACGCCGCGCTGCTCGACGAATCGCTGCTGCGGCTGTGCACCGCGGTGGCCGAGGCCGAGGCCTTCGCGGACCGGCCCGCGCTGACGCTGGCGTCCAAGGCGCGGGCCTGGTTCGGCTTCTACGCGGCCCATCCGCGCGAGCTCGACCTCGGCTTCTACCTGGTGCACGGCATGCGGCCGCGCGGCCTGACCAGCGAGCTCGACCATGCGCTCAACGACCAGTTGAAGGAAGCGCTCAACCCCTGCGAGGAAGCGCTGCGCGCGATGGGGCTCGATGCCGCCGACGCGCTGCGCGAGAACACCGCGTTGTTCGCGCACGGCGTCGGCCTGCTGCTGATGCGGCACACCGGGCGCATCCGCATGTTCGGGCAGTCGGCCGATGCGCTGTTCGAGGCCTACATCGGGCAGCTTGTGGACCGCGTCGGGGCGCCGGCCGCCTGA
- a CDS encoding propionate--CoA ligase, translated as MSRYEDFHRQSIDAPEAFWAEQARLIDWQSPPQQILDASQPPFARWFVGGTTNLCHNAVDRHLAERGDQPALIFVSTETGTEKSYSFRELHAEVQRTAASLVELGVGRGDRVLIYMPMIPEAAFAMLACARIGAIHCVVFGGFASGSLATRIEDAEPKVVVSADAGSRGGKVIAYKPLLDEAIRLSKHKPDAVLLTDRGLAPMALVAGRDHLASELRQKHLDAQVPCTWLESTEISYTIYTSGTTGKPKGVQRDVGGYAVALAASMKHIFDGRPGETYFSTSDIGWVVGHSYIVYGPLIAGMATVMYEGLPTQGLDGQPDGGIWWRLVEKYKVTVMFSAPTAVRVLKKQDPALLKTYDLSTLRALFLAGEPLDEPTGRWIAEGLGVPIIDNYWQTESGWPIITIANGIEKKPSKFGSPGVPMYGYKVKILHESTGEELTAPNEKGVVVVEGPTPPGFMQTIWKDDARFVNTYWKSVPGKMVYSTFDWGIRDEDGYFYILGRTDDVINVAGHRLGTREIEESISGHAGVAEVAVVGVADALKGQVAMAFVVSKDGQAVSDEAVALKLEGEIMKTVADQLGALARPARVRFVGGLPKTRSGKLLRRAIQAVCEGRDPGDLTTIDDPATLQQIKLLLKPA; from the coding sequence ATGAGCCGCTACGAAGATTTCCATCGCCAATCGATCGACGCGCCCGAGGCCTTCTGGGCCGAGCAGGCCCGGCTCATCGACTGGCAGAGCCCGCCGCAGCAGATCCTCGACGCCAGCCAGCCGCCGTTCGCGCGCTGGTTCGTCGGCGGCACCACCAACCTGTGCCACAACGCCGTCGACCGCCACCTCGCGGAGCGCGGCGACCAGCCGGCGCTGATCTTCGTCTCGACCGAGACCGGCACCGAGAAGAGCTACAGCTTCCGCGAGCTGCATGCCGAGGTGCAGCGCACCGCCGCCAGCCTGGTCGAACTCGGCGTGGGCCGCGGCGACCGCGTGCTGATCTACATGCCGATGATTCCCGAGGCCGCGTTCGCGATGCTGGCCTGCGCGCGCATCGGCGCCATCCACTGCGTGGTGTTCGGCGGCTTCGCGAGCGGCTCGCTGGCCACGCGCATCGAGGATGCCGAGCCCAAGGTGGTGGTGAGCGCCGACGCCGGTTCGCGCGGCGGCAAGGTGATCGCGTACAAGCCGCTGCTCGACGAGGCGATCCGCCTGTCGAAGCACAAGCCCGACGCGGTGCTGCTGACCGACCGCGGCCTGGCCCCCATGGCGCTGGTGGCGGGGCGCGACCACCTGGCGAGCGAGCTGCGGCAAAAGCACCTCGACGCGCAGGTGCCCTGCACCTGGCTCGAGTCGACCGAGATCAGCTACACCATCTACACCAGCGGCACCACCGGCAAGCCCAAGGGCGTGCAGCGCGACGTGGGCGGCTACGCGGTGGCGCTGGCCGCGAGCATGAAGCACATCTTCGACGGCCGGCCCGGCGAGACCTATTTCTCCACCAGCGACATCGGCTGGGTCGTGGGCCACAGCTACATCGTCTACGGCCCGCTGATCGCCGGCATGGCGACGGTGATGTACGAGGGCCTGCCCACGCAGGGGCTCGACGGCCAGCCCGACGGCGGCATCTGGTGGCGGCTGGTCGAGAAGTACAAGGTGACGGTGATGTTCAGCGCGCCGACCGCGGTGCGCGTGCTCAAGAAGCAGGACCCGGCGCTGCTCAAGACATACGATCTTTCCACCTTGCGCGCGCTGTTCCTGGCGGGCGAGCCGCTCGACGAGCCCACGGGCCGCTGGATCGCCGAGGGCCTGGGCGTGCCGATCATCGACAACTACTGGCAGACCGAATCGGGCTGGCCGATCATTACCATCGCCAACGGCATCGAGAAGAAGCCCAGCAAGTTCGGCAGCCCGGGCGTGCCGATGTACGGCTACAAGGTGAAGATCCTGCACGAGTCGACCGGCGAGGAGCTCACGGCGCCGAACGAGAAGGGCGTGGTCGTGGTCGAGGGCCCGACGCCGCCGGGCTTCATGCAGACCATCTGGAAGGACGACGCGCGCTTCGTCAACACCTACTGGAAGAGCGTGCCCGGCAAGATGGTCTATTCGACCTTCGACTGGGGCATCCGCGACGAGGACGGCTATTTCTACATCCTCGGGCGCACCGACGACGTGATCAACGTGGCCGGCCACCGGCTCGGCACGCGCGAGATCGAGGAGAGCATCTCGGGCCACGCGGGCGTGGCCGAGGTGGCCGTGGTGGGCGTGGCCGATGCGCTCAAGGGCCAGGTCGCGATGGCCTTCGTGGTGTCCAAGGACGGGCAGGCCGTGAGCGACGAGGCGGTGGCGCTCAAGCTCGAGGGCGAGATCATGAAGACCGTGGCCGACCAGCTCGGCGCGCTGGCCCGGCCGGCGCGGGTGCGCTTCGTGGGCGGGCTGCCCAAGACCCGCAGCGGCAAATTGCTGCGCCGCGCCATCCAGGCGGTCTGCGAGGGCCGCGATCCGGGCGACCTGACCACCATCGACGACCCCGCCACGCTGCAGCAGATCAAGCTGTTGCTCAAGCCGGCCTGA
- the lpdA gene encoding dihydrolipoyl dehydrogenase, whose translation MSEQQIKVPDIGDFDEVAVIEVLVKVGDTVKAEQSLITVESDKASMEIPSSAAGVVKSLAVKVGDKVKEGSVVLTLEADAAAAPAPAAAAPAPAAAAPAPKAAAPAPVAAPAASNYGGKVDVECDVIVLGAGPGGYSAAFRAADLGLKVVLIERYATLGGVCLNVGCIPSKALLHVASVMDEVKHFADLGVSFAAPTVDRAKLLGHKNKVVGKLTSGLTAMAKMRKVTVLRGVGNFVDPHHIEVEETSGTGWDTTGSKQTVKFRSAIIAAGSQAVSLPFMPKDPRVVDSTGALELGTDPKRMLILGGGIIGLEMGTVYSSLGARLDVVEMLDGLMQGADRDLVKVWQKMNAPRFDNLMLKTRTVGAEATKEGIKVTFEGENAPKEPQVYDLVLQAVGRSPNGKKIGAEKAGVAVGDRGFIPVDIQMRTNVPHIFAIGDIVGQPMLAHKAVHEAHVAAEVIAGELKGDKELASAAFNARVIPSVAYTDPEVAWVGLTEDQAKAEGIKVKKGHFPWTASGRAIANGRDEGFTKLLFDAETHRILGGGIVGTHAGDMIGEIALAIEMGADEIDIGKTIHPHPTLGESIGMAAEVAHGTCTDLPPQKR comes from the coding sequence ATGAGCGAACAACAAATCAAGGTGCCCGACATCGGCGACTTCGACGAAGTGGCGGTGATCGAGGTGCTGGTGAAGGTGGGCGACACGGTGAAGGCCGAGCAATCGCTGATCACGGTCGAATCGGACAAGGCCTCGATGGAGATCCCGTCGTCCGCGGCCGGCGTGGTGAAGTCGCTGGCGGTGAAGGTGGGCGACAAGGTCAAGGAAGGCTCGGTGGTGCTGACGCTGGAGGCGGATGCCGCCGCCGCGCCTGCGCCCGCTGCTGCCGCCCCGGCGCCTGCAGCAGCGGCGCCCGCGCCCAAGGCTGCCGCGCCCGCACCGGTCGCCGCGCCCGCGGCCTCGAACTACGGCGGCAAGGTCGACGTCGAATGCGATGTCATCGTGCTGGGCGCCGGCCCCGGCGGCTACTCGGCCGCCTTCCGCGCCGCCGACCTCGGCCTGAAGGTCGTGCTGATCGAGCGCTACGCCACCCTCGGCGGCGTCTGCCTCAACGTCGGCTGCATCCCCTCGAAGGCGCTGCTGCACGTGGCCTCGGTGATGGACGAGGTCAAGCACTTCGCCGACCTCGGCGTGAGCTTCGCCGCGCCCACGGTCGACCGCGCCAAGCTGCTGGGCCACAAGAACAAGGTGGTGGGCAAGCTCACGAGCGGCCTCACCGCCATGGCCAAGATGCGCAAGGTCACGGTGCTGCGCGGCGTGGGCAACTTCGTCGACCCGCATCACATCGAGGTCGAGGAGACCTCGGGCACCGGCTGGGACACCACCGGCAGCAAGCAGACCGTGAAGTTCCGCAGCGCCATCATCGCCGCCGGCTCGCAGGCCGTGAGCCTGCCCTTCATGCCGAAGGACCCGCGCGTGGTCGACTCCACCGGCGCGCTCGAGCTCGGCACCGATCCCAAGCGCATGCTGATCCTGGGCGGCGGCATCATCGGCCTCGAGATGGGCACGGTCTATTCCTCGCTGGGCGCGCGCCTCGACGTGGTCGAGATGCTCGACGGCCTGATGCAGGGCGCCGACCGCGACCTGGTGAAGGTCTGGCAGAAAATGAACGCGCCGCGCTTCGACAACCTCATGCTCAAGACCAGGACGGTCGGCGCCGAGGCCACGAAGGAGGGCATCAAGGTCACCTTCGAGGGCGAGAACGCGCCCAAGGAACCGCAGGTCTACGACCTGGTGCTGCAGGCCGTGGGCCGCAGCCCCAACGGCAAGAAGATCGGGGCCGAGAAGGCCGGCGTGGCCGTGGGCGATCGCGGCTTCATCCCGGTCGACATCCAGATGCGCACCAACGTGCCGCACATCTTCGCCATCGGCGACATCGTCGGCCAGCCGATGCTGGCCCACAAGGCGGTGCACGAGGCGCACGTGGCGGCCGAGGTGATCGCGGGCGAGCTCAAGGGCGACAAGGAACTGGCGAGCGCGGCCTTCAATGCCCGCGTGATCCCGAGCGTGGCCTACACCGACCCCGAGGTGGCGTGGGTGGGGCTGACCGAGGACCAGGCGAAGGCCGAGGGCATCAAGGTCAAGAAGGGCCACTTCCCGTGGACCGCCTCGGGCCGCGCGATCGCCAACGGCCGCGACGAGGGCTTCACCAAGCTGCTGTTCGACGCCGAGACGCACCGCATCCTCGGCGGTGGCATCGTGGGCACCCATGCCGGCGACATGATCGGCGAGATCGCGCTGGCCATCGAGATGGGCGCCGACGAGATCGACATCGGCAAGACCATCCATCCGCACCCGACGCTGGGCGAGAGCATCGGCATGGCGGCGGAAGTGGCGCACGGGACCTGCACCGACCTGCCGCCGCAGAAGCGCTGA
- a CDS encoding C40 family peptidase, with translation MRFFVLPASLLIAVAAHAAPQPPDRTDEVGQLLAEKGLVGQLRQVRQTVTERTSDLVMTAIGFLGVPYRRGGNSEDTGFDCSGFVRAMYNQTVGHMLPRRAEEQAAATEKIDRSELKPGDLVFFNTMRRAFSHVGIYVGEGKFIHSPRSGAQVRVEDMNGSYWSRRFDGARRVLGGGSNDEIRAAAASARTGD, from the coding sequence ATGCGTTTTTTCGTCCTACCCGCGTCCCTCCTGATTGCCGTCGCTGCCCACGCAGCTCCCCAACCACCGGACCGGACCGACGAAGTCGGCCAACTGCTGGCCGAAAAAGGCCTGGTGGGGCAACTGAGGCAAGTCCGCCAGACTGTCACCGAGCGCACCTCCGACCTCGTGATGACCGCCATCGGCTTCCTCGGTGTTCCGTACCGCCGCGGCGGTAATTCCGAGGACACCGGCTTCGATTGCAGCGGCTTCGTGCGCGCCATGTACAACCAGACGGTCGGCCACATGCTGCCGCGCCGCGCCGAAGAACAGGCTGCCGCCACCGAGAAGATCGACCGCAGCGAACTCAAGCCCGGCGACCTCGTGTTCTTCAACACCATGCGCCGCGCCTTCAGCCATGTCGGCATCTATGTCGGCGAAGGCAAGTTCATCCACTCGCCGCGCTCGGGCGCCCAGGTGCGCGTGGAAGACATGAACGGCAGCTACTGGAGCCGCCGCTTCGACGGCGCCCGCCGCGTGCTCGGCGGCGGATCGAACGACGAGATCCGCGCCGCCGCGGCTTCGGCCCGCACCGGCGACTGA